ttgatggatgcgttgtgcatgattcttggagatgatcatgcataacaaacatgcaacACAAGTATCataatttatgttttatgtttcctaaatactaatttgaatattggatttggcaaaatgtaaaatgggttaaattcatttttttcatttaagaaatttttttcagcctggacagtccgtatttgatggactgtttcggggctttaaactcaatattattgtatgagaccaattgcatttgaaagctaactgaaagaacttaaatttgaaaaaaaaattcatcgaaaaaggattagaaatgagtaagatatgaccatttaaagttacatgtatgaatctgctaaaatccgaaaattttaatggtaacttgcatgttgactattaaagattcaatgtataggaaaataaagtacatgaattcttttcatgttttacatgaaatgagaaaattaaaattattaattttagactttatgctttggtaaggtgaataaatctccaacatgttttgattcacttaatatgtttatttggatggttttggcatgaaaaccatacttacaaaatatgaagtgggtttacatacatatgttatgtaaacaaggattgaatattataagtgccattaagtgttgtttaaatcaatccttatcgaaacatgttatatgaaaatggacggttggcactccatttgttatgtatgtgattgttgtatgaaatcggcagtatttgcctcaataagacccttgtgtggatgtttggttgtatgatttaatttattatttattcgggatgaatgtaataatttattaaacgacttgcatgtcgtctttctatttatattgtatttgtaatagtatagaaaatagaatagttattttgtaaaataatgcaaccaagattgaaatcaagaagacgatgttcacaaggcggcccatccgagcatataatggagatggcggttttagtggtagccaattctcacacaaggttatgtccctatttgaccatgtttttccgtgtgttggctcaccgaaaaaacgcataggactcgaggcatactaccgataattgcgtgtcatgattattattgttttattatttgtctatgccatgctagctataaaatgttttaaaacaaaaacaaaagggacaataatcatataaaacggtttggttaaaattagtttaagaaacgcaacacgcaatacataattagcaaatattttaaaatggtgtaaactacttttgctaaaagaaaacaaaaacccgttttaaatgtaaactttacgctatccatgagtagtacacacatccgaaccttctacctgttagagttcgcgatacccgagagtcttgggccggactttaattgggtgttgggaagggtgaggtgaatttcgcgacacccgagagtcttgggccggatttcacgtgtatctatcacggacggtttacaatatgaaatcgtggtttgcggcaaacccgccacgaggaaggattagcgtagaagggattaaacatgccaagtgaaataattgattatcactaaatcccgcagaacctaagaatttcataatggatgaaattggtaatatagttacctacctaaatagcttatggttggcgatccgcggcgaacccgtcgttaacataagtgaaatatggatcttagccttgttaattataattgtttgaatattaaacacacttgggtaattatcttaacaaggtttaaacatatcaaactaactaatacaacttactttaaaaataaaatatgacagatgtctgcaacaaacacaaatcctactccgtcatcaatcactaatttctgccttaaagggctcctcgaaaaggacaagcttacggacttgaactacatggactggcttcgcaacctaagaattgctcttaggatggaaggaaagatcagggcaattgaggaacccttaccggcagaacccggatcgagagctactcaagcggctagggacgagtttgaaaaacggcgttccgagtctaatgaggtagcatgcttgatgttggcgaccatgtctccagagctccaaaagggcatggagagcttagggtcatatgacatgcttaaccaactcaaggacatgttccaacaacaagcaaagcaagaaaggtttgacaccgtgaaagctctcgtatcttgcaaaatggcaacgggaagtagtgttagtgtccatgtactacaaatgaaagggtacatagaccggttggagcgccttggtttttccataagtcaggagcttgcaacagattttatcctgaactcgctgactagtgcatatgaaggattcattatgaactataatatgaacaatatggagctccatggcatgttaaaaaccgctgaggctaacatggccaaagctaaacccgcaactaccgttctagccattcgtgaaggtgagattaagaagaagaaaaacaaagcaaagggcaagaacaagggcaagggtaaggctggcacgtccaacttcaaacctaaacctaagggcattgctaactcttctacttcaaagatcccgcaaaccaagtctcctgaagaagcaatatgctttcattgtggggataaaggacattggaggcgcaattgtactaagtacttgaaggaacttaatgaactacgggctaagggagtcgccgtaccttcaggtttgttcatgattgaactaaacaatactactatttctaatttctgggtattggacacgggatgtggtactcacatttatacaaatgtgcagggactcacaagaagtaggaagctgaagaccgaggagcttaatctaatcatggggaataagaatgttgcctctgttgacatgattggagaatacaagctttcttttgattctggtttatgtattgttttatctaatgtttgctacagtgccgaaatggcaagaaacattatatcttttgatgctttatttaatgatggttttaattttagttttgataatggatcaatacttgttcacaaaaatggtatgttttatttcaaggctagtccttgtaaaggcatcttagaaaccacagcaaagctaaatgatagttcaatctacaatgttgattcatccaaagatgttttggataaaacgtatatatggcattgtcgtttaggccacataaacaagaaacgcatagccaaactccagtcaggtggaattctagaatcatttgatataatatcgtatgatgaatgcgaatcttgcttatcaggaaaaatgacaaaggcacctttcacaggaagctgtgaatgggcaaaggatctgttggggttggtacacactgatatgtgcggtccgttcagatcgcctactagacacaaggaacgatacttcgttacatttactgatgacttcagtagatatggatatgtttatttaattaaacaaaagtctgaaacttttggagtgttcaaggcataccaaaacgaagtataaaatcaactgaacaaaagaattaagattctccgatctgatagaggtggtgaatatcttaatgatgaatttcgtgatcatctacggggttgtgggataatctcacaattagctcctcctagaacaccacaacataatggtgtggctgaaaggaggaatcgaacattacttgatatggttcgatccatgatgagccgcacaatgcttccaatcagtttttggggttacgccctacaaactgccgcaaggatccttaaccgcatcccaaccaagaaaggttccaaaacaccttatgagatatggcatgataaaactgtgtctctctcatatctaagaatctggggttgtgaggcttacgttcgtcgtgaagctcaagataaacttgaacccaaatctgaaaagtgtttatttgttggttacccgactgattcttcTGGATATTTGTTTTataaccctactgagaacaaagtctttgtgtctcgaaggggagtcttccttgaaaaggatctcatatcgaaaggaaccagtgggagcaaaaattgaccttgaagaaattcaagaatcaaccgacatgaaaaccgatattggaaccgattctcctcaagaggtcgacgaaCCTGCCGTTGagagagaaactgacctacagccaccacccatacgtagatctgatagagttcgtcaaacaccaaagaaatatagtttacacatatttgagggtgatgatgaaaatatagattctgatgaacctattacctatcaggaagcgataACAGGCCCtgagtctgccaaatggaaggaggctatggacaacgagatccaatccatgcatgataatcaagtctggaccttgattgatcatataccaggtattaaaaccattgggtgtaagtgggtcttcaagaagaagaccgatatggatggaaatgtacacacattcaaagccagactggtggctaagggttacacgcaacaatatggtgtagactatgatgaaactttttcaccagtagctatgttgaaatccattagaatacttcttgccatagctgcattttatgactatgagatatggcaaatggatgtaaaaacagctttccttaatggtaaactaacagaggatgtgtttatgacacaacctgagggttatgtacatcctaagtatcctaatagtgtgtgcaagcttcaaaggtccatttatggacttaaacaagcttctcgtacctggaatctttgctttaatgagaagatcaaaaatttggttttattagaggcgaagatgagccatgtgtctatgttaggtctagtgggagtgttgtagtcttccttgtactatatgtcgatgacatattactcatgggaaacgatatcccgacactgaaagatgtcaaagcttggctagggaaatgtttctccatgaaagacataggagatgcatcatatattttgggaataaagatttatcgagataggtcaaggagattaattgggctaaaccaaagtgcatatatagataagatactgaagaaattcggtatgcataactctaagaaagggtgcgttcctatgaaccctggaatgatattgagcaagtctcaatgtcctaattctgacttggagtcagctaccatgagtcgtactccatatgcttcagctataggatcgatcatgtatgcgatgatatgcactaggcctgacgtgtcgtatgcactaagcatgactagtcgttatcaggccaatcctggtgaagctcattggatagcagtcaagaacattctaaagtatcttaggaggaccaaagagatgttcttggtctatggtgggaatgacgagctgagcgtcaaaggatactcagacgctagtttccaatcagatagagatgattgctcttcacaatcaggatttgtatttatgttgaacggtggagccgtcacatggagaagtggcaagcaaagtactattgctgattctacgacagaagccgagtatatagcggtaaatgaagctgctaaagaggccatgtggataaagaaatacATCAGggatctaggagtggttcctacaatccatgatcctattgagattttctgcgacaatgtgagtgcggttgtcttggctcaagaaccgaggtcacaaaagcgcacacggcatatactcagaaagtaccattacatccgtcaacttgtagcagaaaatgacatattattaagtagagtagacacgactaagaacttggctgatcctttcaccaagcctttgccacagactaagcatgatgctcatagcatgtctattggcattcgtgtcattgatgataaagtttgattgtatttattatgttaagtttgaaactttaaacattgggcaataatatatgttgcaattgatctgatgattaatatattgagattatattatacgcacgatgcgatcatttcattgtatattgccatgtttcattttgcatgttttaacttccaatgaatactatttcataaacttccacagtcggtcattctctaaggaagagagaattgaattaaggctgctatgaagtgtagtaatataggcttatatgaaactacattcatgaggaacttgataattgattcaaggttctggaatgaccacacttagatgctacttcatggttttaagtcacaagtaagctctaagatggcaatatcatttatcctagagtggatatgtatgaggaatcctgacacaaactatattctactttgacctgtatttaacgttgtgcgtaaatgccagtcataagggtgcagatcaggtacaatatgggatgtggtggatgtctatacagttgaagcaatttgttccttcttctcatagcaagttgaagccatatctctgggcccctcgttgatttgtgctgcattaaatgcatggccatgctacgactgaattgatgcaatagcagtctatttgatcaccacaaatctctatcgggaaacataattttgaatgatgatgattgacacttaaccatgtcacacgttcatatagatatcttgaacaaaaggatgactgatataaatcaaaatataggagtgtaacgtagcagattagttgttacacacggtgtgtcttttaagacaggccaatattattaatgtcagtgcaagtgggagtctgttagaaatatgttctcgggttggctacggttcgatcgtggtttgaccgtggtacatatattccgaagatatgcccatgacattaaataataaaagtccatttatcctattcggtcacacacaaaggccaatcgtaaattgtttgatataccttctaatcggaaattaatttattaatcattagttaatggtttaataaattaagtaagttttttttatgtgtgtacatatacttacaaatctaaatatataagatttgatttgatataaataagatttgatttgatttgtaaatcttattttatataaagatttgtactataatcatattttatataatatataagatttgatttgatataaataagatttgatttgatttgtaaatcttattttatataaagatttgattttgcaaatcttttaaaatctttatatttgtattatatgtatcaattttattctatataataccaagtcttggtattgaaaatatatagaaacttgagatacaaaaagacacatacaaaatgatatttctctttctctttttcaagtaaccaaaatacttgagatctataattgagttcggttttggtgaaaataaggaaaaagaaaagatccgttaagtagaaggtatagattggaacaaggttggaactttgggtgtctaccgtttagaggaactcttctttgggtttttcagattcgatcttcaaaaggctacaaaggttgtattctaatcttctcttgtttaattttgttttgtttgctaaagttttgtacaatgatccgtggaagagtatgattttgtaaagttttaaaaatgcttccgctcgctttgaatttgtatcatactccaacattaCCTATTACTGtaacaatcaagattcaagattaTGTTTAATATTAAATGGGTAAAACGAGTACAGTAGGGATGGAAAAAATATTCGTGCCCGATGAGAAACCCAAAACCCATTAGACCGGGTAAGGACCAGAACTGCGGGCCGGGTATGAGATATGGGAATGGTTTTAATATTTTATGTGGGTTTGAGTCCGACGACGGTTTTAGATACAAACCTTATTACCCAGTCCGTATACTCAAATAAAGATACGAATCCGTATACGTAACTGGTTTATTATAAATAGAGACACAAACACATGTGGAGAAACCCGTTGACCCGATAATTAGTAAGTAAATGGGAACTCGGTGGGGAACCTATTTACCTGATAGTTAGACTGGGGACCTGTCGGGTATGGATCCgagtttgggatgaaatttcttaatCGCGTTCAACGCCGGAATTACCTAGACTTGGCCCAAACCCGACCCGATACGTACAGCAAAATAATTAGTTCAAACAGAAAAATGTCGTATTGGTCAAACGAAGAAGGCAGAACATCACCTTTATCGGGAAGACGAATATCAAACAAAAtagacttttttgctcagttggtccctctattataccccaaatcgctggtttggtccctcagtttttaatttggcaatcagagtccctttattattttaattttgcaattgGAGTCCCTCCGTCAACTGGACATCCAAATCGAACGTTAACTCTCATCATGTGAGTTACACGTGATGGGTATTATcggaattaattttttttttttttggtatttaaTAACGCCAACGGGTAAGGTCCCCACTTTCATCCTCCGCTTTTCACTCTCTTCTCACTTGAAACCCTAATTCATTTACATAACGTATTAATCAGAAATTGGAGCTACAAATCGATAACAATGGAATGCTGGTGTGGTCGACCTTGTGTAATTCGAATATCTGGCACTGAATCTAACCCTGGACGTCGATTCTATACATGTGAAAAAAAGGTAAGATTGTTTATGTTGTTTCGAATTTTATGAAATAATTAACAAGATGTTAGCATTTCCTGTTTATGTTGTTGCTCAGATCACTAGGTGCAACTTCTTTGCTTGGTATGATCCTCCAAATACAATCAATGCCCTAGCTACACTTATGAATGCCAAAATGGAAGTGGATGAAAAGCTCAAAGATGCAGAAAAAAGAGAGACGAATTGGAAGATGATGTGTATATTTAGCTGGATTGTGTTTGGTATTTATTTTTTTAGTCATTGAAATTGTGGTGTATGTATGATGTACTTTGtaaaatggtaatggtaatggaatgaAGCTTGTTTTGTTAAATTTTGCATCTGTTTTATATCTGTATCAGTAACCTTACAACACAAGACAATGACTCCAAGTGTAGACAATAAATTGTAACCAAAGTCATACAGTGTAACCAAAAACACAAGACAATACATTGTAACTAAAGTGAAATGACAAACATACAGACAATACATTGTAACTAAAGTGAAATGACAAACATACAAGCATTACCAAATGTCATAGATTCCAAAAGTCAACATAAGTACGTAGTACCAGTTACCAAATGTGCTTAAACTTACCAAAAGACAACAACACACCTTAATAAAATACAAACATTGTACCAAGTCACATAACAAGTTTTAAGTAGACATAAAACACATGATTAAAACACAAACCACCACCAACATtcacttcttcttcttcccttttcCAACTACCATTGTCTTCTTTGAAGGAGATAGCTTAACTTTCACTGTCTTTTTTGTCCACTTGTTATCCACATTCCCACTTCTTTTCTTCTCACCTGTACAAGTACTCTTATTGTGTCCATAAGTATCACATGTGCCACACTTCTTTAGCTTGCCTATAAATATTAACAAAATAAATACCATATTAATTGAAATGGTACTagatgtaattaataaataaaatgagCATACCTTTTGAGCTAAGTTTACCACTATCACCAATGACATCAACTTCATTTTTGGACAACCTTCTTTTCTTTTTTGGACGACCAGGTGTGGAAATAGTCTTTGGTGATACCAGAGTGAACATGCCTTCTGCCTTTGGCCATAAGCTTCTCCCATTCAATGGCTCAATGGTGTATTGGTAAGTTTTGATCCATGTATCTAACAAATACACTGGATGAACCCATGTTTCTGGTTCACCAGTTTCCAAACCATTTTCACTCATGTTATAAAACACTGCAATTGCATGCTTACAAGGTATCCCTGTTAGTTCCCACTTTCTACAAGCACATGATCTAGTCTCCCTATCCACAACATATTGATTAACTTTTCCACTCACTTGGTACCTTTGATCTCCACCCCATAAGACAGTACACTGGTGAGCCTCAGATTTGATTTTCTCAAACAATTTGGTGGCTGCAGGTGTTAAAGGGCCATTAGTCTTGGAAATGTTTTTCTTTACATTAACAATTCTCTTCATGCAATACTCTCGGATGTATTCTAAAGCTGTAAAATGGGTTTGTCACGTGCATCAACTAACCATCTGTTGAAACACTCACACATGTTACTGAGCAACACATCTGATACAGCCCTTCCTGTAAAATGACTCCTTGCCCACTGATGGGCAGGAATTTTAGCTAACCAAACAAAAGCTTCATTATCAAACTCCTTCAATTGTTGCATAGCCTGCTCAAACTCAGGAACTGTTGTTACACTAGCACATCTCCACAAGTGATTCTTATAAGCAACACCCCTGAAATCCCCTTTCATATTCCCATGAATATGTCTAAGGCAATGTCTATGCTCAGCACAAGGAAACACATTTGTAACAGCTTGTATTAAACCCTAACAGCATAAAACAATAAAAGTTAAAGTAACTAACCATTAACAAATGTaatgtaattaaattaaatatgaatTAAACAAGTAATTTTTACCTTTTGCCTGTCACtgataaaagtaaagttagaattgGTAGACAAGTCAAGATCTTGACCCAAGCACTCTAAGAACCAAGTCCAGGATGAACCACACTCTTGTTCAACAATGGCATATGCTACAGGATATATGCCATTGTTTGAATCAACCCCTACAGCACTCAAAATACAACCAGTTGCAGGTTGTTTCATAAAAGCACCATCCAACCCAAGTAGATCTCTACCTATTGCTTTAAAACCCTTCTTCAATGGTCCCAAACAAATGTAAATTCTCTTGAAAACCCTAGTTTCAGACTTTAGGGTTCCTGGCTCAACCTCAAACTTAACAGTAGTATCAACATTACCTCTCTTTAATTCACAAACATAATCTCTGAGCTCAGCATACTGAGATTTATAATCCCCTTGAATCATCTTTGTTGCCTTTCTCACAGCACGATATGCTTTATGCTCACTGATGATTAATTCAGTTTCTGTTTCCAAATATGATCTGACAGCTTTAATTGGTATCTTTGGATTCTTTTGAATTTGAGGTACCAACCGATTTGATAAAAATTGGTAAGTGCAGAATTTTAGTATCCTTGCAGGTTGACATTCATGTTGGTGTCTGTAGGTTCTAACCTCCCATTCTTCACTATCTTTTTCTTTGGATACCAACAACACCCACTCACAAACAATGTGTAATTCCCTTTTTGCCCATTTGTTAGTCTTCCCACTACAAGATTCCCCTGCTTTTTTAATTTGACTAGTCACTTTGTCTTTACTCTTCCCAACTACACCACCTTTAACTCTTAAGTTACTGGGCCCCACATCACATTTTGTCTTCTTTGACAAATCACTTTGACTAACTATCTCACCACCTTTTGAATTTATACACAACCCTTCACATTTAACCCTAATTCCTCTTTTGTCATTCTTAACAATAACTAGCTTTCTCCTAGTTTCAATAGCATGCATTCTCACAGCTTCCCTAACCTCTGATTTACTTTCAAACTTTTGTCCAAGATAGAAGAAAGTTTTTCCCACTTGAACACTACCTTCAACCTCCTTTTTATGATTACGAATTCTCTTCTTCCTTACCCCTTCTTCATCACTTTGAGAATCATAGCTTTCAAAACCATCATTGTTCAACACTTCCAATTCTGTACCCTCAATATTGACCTCATCATCTTCAAATGAGTTACAGCCATTTCCCATAAACTCTACATTCTTATCAATGTTAAAATTAAAATCTTTCATCTCTACATGAACATCCAAAATCTCATTTTCATCATCAACAATGTAATCACTATCCTCAGAGTCACTACCTTCACTGTTATCACCCTCTACTAAGCTCCCATCACTGTGAACACCACCAACTACtaagttatcattattaatttgttCTGACCATAACCTCTTCCCTTTAATATCCTCATGTTCAGCATACACATCAATTTGCCTATAAATCACATCACCATCTTCTAGACAACTAAGCAAATAGTCCCTATGTTCATTATCATTTAAAAGATTTAACCCAGTATCCATGTTTGTATTGGGTTTAAGAAAACGATATACCACAGACCTGGTGGGATCATAACCTAATTCTTGCATGACTGAATCCAGTTGTCCTAAACAAAACTTTTCAATGTCAAAACAATCAATGTAATCAGTTTTACCTTCTGTGTACACAACTTCACTACCCATTCTAAAATATCCACCATGATGTAACACAATCGTGAACAAATCAGGGTATACATCTGAAAAATGTGTAAAAAATTAAAGTTAACAAAACAATTACCTAATAATATTTAGGGTTCCACAGAATTATGAGCTTTGGGTGCATAAAACATACCGTATAATTGGTCGATAGCCTTTTGATCAGTTTCTGATGTACGAATAGTCCATGAATCATCCATTGAATCATCCATTGATAATCAATTTTGCTTTTAGGTTTTACTTCGTGGTTAACACTATTTGGAGGGATGAGTGTGAAAATCGGTGGATAAAAGTGGGGGACCATACCCGTTTGGGTTTATTCAGTACCAAGAATTAAAATTAATTCCGATATTACCCATCACGTGTAACTCACGTGATGAGAGTTAACGTTCGATTTGGATGTCCAGTTGACGGAGGGACTCcaattgcaaaattaaaataataaagggactctgattgccaaattaaaaactgagggaccaaaccagcgatttggggtataatagagggaccaactaaGCAAAAAAGTCAACAAAATATGTAATTTATGAATTCAAAAGACTGAAAGTTTGTAAAATATGAATAACATCTAACTACAATCAGGACAACAAATATGATTGTATACATATCCTCTCTCGGAAGGCGTCCAAGTTCGCCAAGGCCCAAAACTTTTGGCTCTCAGAAAATAACATTGAGCCAAACAATAAACTGATAAAGACAACTATAACAAAAAATACTACACCATCTTGCTGATTGTTTCTCAGGTCTTGAGATCATCAGACATGGCAGACGGTATACAGTgtgttgagaggatgtccacagTTGCAGCTTTCGCAGTTTTTGTCTCGAGTACCATTATCTGCGCAATCAATAGTTGATTGAATAGGATTACAGCTTTTATAAACACTTCACTTATATTTTGCCTTACAAAAGGAAAGGTCTCGTAATGGCGAAGTGGAGAGGTCAAGTTAGGTGGGTAATGGGTCAACTTATTTGACATTTAGATACAGATAGAATTGAGTCAACCCAGAGTTCTTGTGTCAACTTTTTAATAATAAACGTGTAGCCAAATTTGATTATGAAAACTACATTGTTGGAATAATATTGTAAATCATTTCATCCATGCCTTCTACAATTGTTTTT
This window of the Rutidosis leptorrhynchoides isolate AG116_Rl617_1_P2 chromosome 7, CSIRO_AGI_Rlap_v1, whole genome shotgun sequence genome carries:
- the LOC139859046 gene encoding uncharacterized protein, which translates into the protein MDDSMDDSWTIRTSETDQKAIDQLYDVYPDLFTIVLHHGGYFRMGSEVVYTEGKTDYIDCFDIEKFCLGQLDSVMQELGYDPTRSVVYRFLKPNTNMDTGLNLLNDNEHRDYLLSCLEDGDVIYRQIDVYAEHEDIKGKRLWSEQINNDNLVVGGVHSDGSLVEGDNSEGSDSEDSDYIVDDENEILDVHVEMKDFNFNIDKNVEFMGNGCNSFEDDEVNIEGTELEVLNNDGFESYDSQSDEEGVRKKRIRNHKKEVEGSVQVGKTFFYLGQKFESKSEVREAVRMHAIETRRKLVIVKNDKRGIRVKCEGLCINSKGGEIVSQSDLSKKTKCDVGPSNLRVKGGVVGKSKDKVTSQIKKAGESCSGKTNKWAKRELHIVCEWVLLVSKEKDSEEWEVRTYRHQHECQPARILKFCTYQFLSNRLVPQIQKNPKIPIKAVRSYLETETELIISEHKAYRAVRKATKMIQGDYKSQYAELRDYVCELKRGNVDTTVKFEVEPGTLKSETRVFKRIYICLGPLKKGFKAIGRDLLGLDGAFMKQPATGCILSAVGVDSNNGIYPVAYAIVEQECGSSWTWFLECLGQDLDLSTNSNFTFISDRQKGLIQAVTNVFPCAEHRHCLRHIHGNMKGDFRGVAYKNHLWRCASVTTVPEFEQAMQQLKEFDNEAFVWLAKIPAHQWARSHFTGRAVSDVLLSNMCECFNRWLVDARDKPILQL